In Kwoniella dejecticola CBS 10117 chromosome 6, complete sequence, a genomic segment contains:
- a CDS encoding 6-phosphogluconolactonase, translated as MPPQPPAPPVFYSFPTTDVLVDSLANFVVKAQRDAVEKRGKFTIALSRGSLAANLKGLVGQENVQWDKWEVFFCDEAAVPLDSEDSNYHSNVLSFLSDVPIPPNQIHTVDVSQLQDLEELADEYEKQLIGHFARSNAARYPTFDLMLLGIGPDGETASLFPGHELLTEKDAWVAYLDDAPRGPKRRITMTLPVLTHCYRAVFVVSGSEKAEMLHAVLDEPEKGLPSSKVRPASPGLVFFFADNAASGLTKYPPTAFRWIDNEKEAEEAVAAAKRKAARRAEEGEE; from the exons ATGCCTCCTCAACCACCTGCCCCTCCTGTCTTCTACTCCTTCCCCACTACGGACGTACTAGTCG ACTCCCTTGCCAACTTTGTTGTCAAAGCGCAACGAGACGCCGtggagaaaagagggaaaTTCACCATTGCCTTGTCGAGAGGATCTTTAGCTGCCAATCTGAAGGGTTTGGTAGGTCAGGAGAATGTCCAGTGGGATAAATG GGAGGTATTCTTTTGTGACGAAGCTGCGGTACCGCTAGATTCCGAAGACTCGAATTATCATTCCAATGTCCTCTCATTCCTTTCCGACGTCCCTATCCCACCTAATCAGATCCATACCGTTGATGTCAGCCAACTGCAAGATCTGGAAGAATTAGCCGACGAATACGAGAAACAATTGATAGGCCATTTCGCACGATCAAACGCTGCTCGATATCCCACTTTCGACTTGATGCTCTTAGGTATAGGTCCTGATGGTGAAACAGCTTCCTTGTTCCCCGGCCATGAGTTGTTGACGGAGAAGGACGCATGGGTGGCTTACCTGGACGATGCACCTAGAGGTCCGAAGCGTAGAATCACCATGAC CCTTCCTGTTCTCACTCATTGTTATCGAGCTGTCTTCGTGGTATCAGGCAGCGAGAAAGCGGAAATGTTGCATGCTGTACTGGACGAACCTGAAAAGGGGCTACCAAGCTCAAAAGTCAGACCTGC GTCTCCCGGCTTGgtattcttcttcgcagACAATGCCGCCTCTGGCCTCACAAAATACCCACCAACGGCCTTCAGGTGGATCGATaatgagaaggaagcggaGGAGGCTGTTGCTGCCGCCAAGAGAAAAGCAGCTAGGCGAGCCGAAGAGGGTGAAGAGTGA